In a genomic window of Gloeocapsopsis dulcis:
- a CDS encoding PIN/TRAM domain-containing protein has translation MLDAIIIISFIVAGAGIGYYTTELLPENVQQQVTNIEALRLVFAAFAALIGGAAGLSFQISYRRIEKQVREMPIEVILTRAIGLVLGLLIANLMLAPLFLLPIPVDFSFIKPLIAVLGSVMFAFSGISLADTHGPALLRLINFNNVESVLLAEGTLKAAATKVVDTSCIIDGRLETLLETGFLEGQILVPQFVLQELQQLADGAKDLKRMRGRRGLEILNRLKETYSDRILIHPMEYDDVPTVDAKLVRFAQEISGTLVTNDYNLSKVASVQKVPVLNINDLVQAVRPTYLPGDSIDLKVLKEGKEPSQGVGYLEDGTMVVVEEGIGYVGGEVRVIVTSALQTSAGRMIFAKPQASALA, from the coding sequence ATGCTTGACGCAATTATTATTATTTCATTCATTGTAGCAGGCGCAGGCATCGGCTATTACACTACAGAACTGCTGCCAGAAAATGTGCAGCAGCAAGTGACTAACATTGAGGCTTTGCGCTTGGTTTTTGCCGCTTTCGCTGCCTTAATTGGTGGTGCTGCCGGACTGAGTTTCCAAATTAGCTATCGTCGCATCGAGAAACAAGTCAGGGAAATGCCGATTGAGGTGATCTTGACGCGGGCGATCGGCTTAGTTCTGGGGTTACTCATTGCCAATTTAATGTTGGCACCATTGTTTTTACTACCAATTCCTGTGGATTTTAGCTTCATTAAGCCGTTGATCGCTGTATTGGGCAGTGTTATGTTTGCCTTTTCTGGAATAAGTTTAGCAGACACTCACGGTCCAGCGTTGCTCAGACTGATTAACTTCAACAATGTCGAGTCTGTCTTGCTAGCAGAAGGAACCCTTAAAGCAGCAGCAACAAAAGTTGTAGATACTAGCTGCATTATTGATGGTCGTCTGGAAACACTGCTAGAAACAGGATTTCTTGAAGGGCAAATTTTAGTACCACAATTTGTGCTACAAGAACTGCAACAACTTGCAGACGGTGCTAAAGATTTAAAACGGATGCGGGGACGCAGAGGATTAGAAATTCTCAATCGCTTGAAGGAAACTTACTCCGATCGCATTTTGATTCATCCTATGGAATATGACGATGTTCCTACTGTTGATGCTAAATTGGTGCGATTTGCCCAAGAGATCAGTGGTACGCTAGTCACAAATGATTACAACTTGTCCAAAGTTGCTAGCGTTCAAAAAGTACCAGTACTGAATATTAACGATTTGGTGCAAGCAGTACGTCCTACCTACCTACCTGGCGATAGCATTGACTTGAAAGTTCTCAAAGAGGGTAAAGAACCAAGTCAAGGTGTCGGTTATCTTGAAGATGGCACAATGGTAGTTGTAGAAGAAGGCATTGGTTATGTCGGCGGGGAAGTGAGAGTAATCGTGACAAGTGCTTTGCAAACAAGTGCAGGACGGATGATTTTCGCAAAA